The genomic segment TGAAAATCAGACATTCTGAGATTTAAAAGGGCAGCTGGAGAAGTCCTTCAGTCAACACTGCACTGGCAAGTATTATCTTTGCCAGAATGAAAGCCACATGATGTCTCTTGAGTTCAATGAACCTCATTTGCCAGGcaaactttttattattattttttttattatatgtatgtaaaaagGCAGAGATGAATTCAAAGTCAAATGCCACAGCATGAGCAGCAGAAGAGACAAATAGGAATAGTTGTTACGGAAACTGTACAGCATtggatatatattttttaaactgaccGGTTTTTATTAGTGAAGTTGGACCAAGCACATGTGCAACATGAAGTGTGCAACACCAGATAGTATTAGCTCAAGATCATATAATACCAGTAAAAGATTACTTATTTAAGAGCgataatacaaacaaataacaaaatagaGTAGTTTTACCATGAAGGTTCATCTTTAAATAAAGGCACCAGaagacataaatataaataaataccaaTTTCATTAATCAGAGCCAGGAAAAAGTTTGCTGTGGATATAAAATTTGGCTATGAATATAATAACATCGATCAGAATTTCTCGTTATTTATCAAGGAAACCAAACAACATTTTTCCATCTCAGCTAGATAGATATTTTTTGGAAAGGCAGATAGATCCTTGGAAAAAATTCTACAGTATTGACAAATAAGAGTGCGATAGTGTCAGTGGacaaacaccacaaacagtGTATGTGGTTTTAACAAGTTGGTTGTAAGACAAAGACTTGAGGgataaaaacagtgaatcaATTTAATGGTCATCTCTAATTTTATTACTGATCATATTATTAAATGATCAGTTATTCCAgtgagaaagacacacacattttacgtctttttcttttttgttttgtttagaaaTTTAAAAACGTATTTTGACTCCACTGATGACTCAGGTTGgtaccatagactgtatataaagaggtTGGTACACAGCATAGAAGTATGGTACATGGAAAAGCCGGTCTATAAATACATACAATGAATATATTTCCACAGTCCTTTTTAATTGCAATGCGAAGTTGTGGGATAGTATTTCAATTTGTAAAGCAAACACGGGTTGATCTGATGTACGAGGAAATACCgctaaatataataaatataatagttcagtgtgtttttttagtCAGGCGCGATTGAGGCCACCTACAGCGGAGGTCCTTTAGAAGGGGACTTGCGGTATTGGACAAAAAGAAGTAAGCAGCGGTTGCGCCTGGTTCATCTGTTTTACATACTATAAGTCTGTTATCTTCTACATCTCTCCTCTAAACACACGGAATTCCACCGTCGAACCGGGATCTTGGGGCTGAGGAGGGAATAAAGAGCCGATCATGATAACGTCTGCCGGTGAGttgtaaaaagtgtttttattttggtagcCGTGGCTTAAGCTAGCTGCCATTGATTTAGCTGAGTCACACAGCTAATGTAGCATTTGTCCGTCCAGCCGTTCGCCAGTGACAGATAATAAATCCAACAGAATGTTTTTCAGGAAGGAAACGCATTCTTCAATGTGGCTTTGGTGTGACAAGGCGACAATTTTAACCACCTCAAGGTTATTAAAATTCAGGAATTTACATTAAGTTATtgtaatgttaatgctaacagtgTTGTATAGGATAACTGCTATTCAGATAATAAGGTCGTCATATTCATTGTTTATGAAAACATGTCAACGGTTTTCTTGTAAGCAACGATTCCCGATGAAACGTGTCATATATTCTTTTGTGCCTTAGGTACATCCTACTGTCTTGTATTTTGCAAAACGCGTTTGGATTTAATCATTCACCGTGCTCTGTGTGCTACATTACAGCATGTTTCTGTTCGTCAGAAAAGTTTCGGAGTTGTATCATTGAATATAACTGGTGTCCCAGTACCAAAGTACCactttgatattttctttatctgtttacTGATTGGGTAAACTTTTTAATCAGATGCACCTGACATCTAACGTCTTTAAGCCTTTGAGCCACAGCCCTAAAACCGTTTTGTAACTACAGCTGAGACGATGAAGTTTTtgtcatatatatttttaaagcatgtattatttatatgtattcTTGAGGATTTGGACTTTTGGTTTAAATAACAGATGTATCTTTTTAGTCAAAACGTAACAACTTCTCTCTCCATTAAGTTTAATGTGACACAACCTAACTTTGATGCTCACATGTGGATTGGATCGTCATAATGACACACAAGGATGTGTTAAAAACAAGCAGTATAGCTCATTTTGCTTTTAAGACCAGGGCTATTGATATGTTGATTGACAGTGAGATACATCAGTTGGTTTATGTCCATGCATCACTTAAACACTATGTGGAACACTTGTTCCACTGGGGCGGAGCACTACACCCCTCATGTGTTCATATTAACTAGACTGTTGTTCAATATAATGTCTAACTTAAGTGGCTTATTTTAAGCTTTGTAAAaacttttaatattaaaatctataTCTTAATGTAAAAGAAGGTATATGCATTTTTGAATCAAGAAACCActtaatcagtttgtttttttcccctttttagCTGGAATTATTTCTCTCCTTGATGAGGAGGAGCCACAGCTCAAGGTAAGAACTGGCTGTAGAGTAGTGGATCAGGTGCCTGAAGATGGGTAAACTCACATACACAGTGAATTTAATGTCATATCATGTAGAACACTATTCAGAAGTGCAGAGAATACAGTGTGGTTTTTACTTATTGATGAAAGGGCACTGGCTCCTCctgaaataaatgtttcaaGAGTCAAGTGTGACAGCTGGAGGTTTTCCTTAGAGCTTTGAAGTGTGGTGTGAAGTTCTCTCTGTACAGAAAAGGAGGCAGAAGGAGGGCTTGTAAAGACTAACACTCCTTCATGAGCATTCTTTGGTTTTACTCACTGTATGATGGGTCATGAAACCACAAGCCTATCACCTCTGCATGCCTCTGACTGTGTGACAGAAATGCAGTTCAAGCTTTGGGTCTTATGATATTGTTATAGTCAGCTTTGTGCTACCCTTCTACATTCATATAAGCCTTGCATAATATAACACTGAAGTTTAAACTCTGTATGGATGCACCTTCACATCATCTTTTTTCTTGGGCACAGAAGATATTGAGTAAACTGAGCTGAACTAATGACACAGTATGTACACATATGTAAATGATGTGAATACAATATCTCTCTTTCATTTGCAGGAGTTTGCTCTACACAAGCTAGACTCCATTGTTAATGACTTCTGGGCTGAGATTTCAGGATCAGTAGATAAAATGTAAGTACTACTTCTGTTACCCTGGAGACTATTACTGACTCCTTCCTAGTATCAGAGGTTGCTGCCTTGTGGCACAAAGTGCCCTGTGGGTCATAGAAACAGATGTGCAGATGTGATAATACATATACAttcaataataatacaaaaatgtcTCTTGTTGTAGCAAGTTTTCAGTGTATGTAACCATTTGGTGTCTATTTTCAGCGAGGTCCTGTATGAGGATGAGACATTTCGGAGCAGAGAATTTGCTGCCCTGGTGGCCTCTAAGGTTTTCTACCACCTCGGAGCTTTTGAGGAATCTCTAAACTATGCTCTTGGTGCCGGAGATCTCTTCAATGTCACAGATGACTCAGAATATGTGGAGACCATTATTGGTGagtgatgaaagaaaaacactgaatctcaTTTACCAgacttaaatgtttttttagtgAAACTGCCAGTGTGAAGTAAATGAATGGAGAAAAAAACCCTCCAAATTCCTACCCTCAGCTAACTAGCAGGGCTTTCTGGTAGAGAAGTCAGTGAATGACATTCAGAGTAAGATGCGGACTTGAACTATGTTGTTGAATTTAGGAGTGAAACTGAGACCCTCTTTTCATCCCTTTTCTTGTGTCTGTCAGCCAAATGCATCGACCATTACACCAAGCTGCGGGTAGAGAATGCTGAGCTgccagaggatgaggagaagaaaagcaTCGACCCCCGCCTTGAGGGCATTGTCAACAAGATGTTCCTGCGTTGCCTTGACGATCACAAGTACAAGCAGGCCATTGGCATCGCCCTGGAAACCAGGCGCCTTGACATGTTTGAGAAGACTATCTTGGAATCGGTCAGCAGCTATTGTCACTCACAGCTGACTTGGCATTTGTTTGGAACATCTACTGCAATCATTAATACTGAACAGGATAGCCCCAAGTCTCATACAAGAGTCTAGAGTACTTTGCATGATAATGCCCCAAAACTTTGACGGAGCTTATGAGAATCAGTTTATTCTAATACAGTTAATGGCCTAAAGTTTGTCATGGTGACAGTGGCTGATTTCACTTATTGGCACAAGCGTAATTCTCATACAAGATTCTCACATTTTGCTTACTGTTGTTGATTGTCCAGAATTATTCCCTTTATGTAATGAAACATGTTaataactgttttttctttatccCCTCATGCAGAATGATGTTAGTGGACTCCTTGCCTACAGCCTGAAGGTGTGCATGTCCCTGATGCAGAACAAGAAGTTCCGTAACGAGGTGTTGCGGGTGCTGGTCAAGCTCTACATGAACTTGGAGAAACCTGATTTCATCAATGTCTGCCAGGTAAACATTAAATAGTCAAAAACAGAGTCTAGTTGGTGCTTTGTCAGCTAGTTATTGGTTGTCTGGGGAATTTTAACATGTACCTTTACACTTCATACTTATTAATTTGCTTAATTCCTTGATTACTTGCAGTATTTTTGATGTCAGTTTGGATATTTATTACTGATGCTGCTGTAATAAAATCTGCATAAGATCTTCAGTATACTCAACATGTAAAATATGATTTCTCGTTTGTTAGCTAAAAGCCACATTAGCCCTGAGTCATACCAGCAGCTGTTCATGTGTTTCATGGATTATCTAAATTATAGGTACTGCTATGTGCTGATCGTTTGTACTGCTCTTCTTTCACAAAACCAAATTTTGCAAAAGCTGTGaacctaatttttttttttctccttaccTCTCTAGTGCCTGATATTCCTGGATGACCCGCAGGCTGTGAGTGACATCCTGGAGAAACTAGTGAAGGAGGACAACTTGCTGATGGCCTATCAGATCTGCTTTGACCTGTATGAGAGTGCGAGCCAGCAGTTCCTCTCCTCAGTCATTCAGAACCTGCGGACTGTTGGAACACCCATTCCTGCAGTCCCTGGCTCCACAAATACAGGAACTGTGCCCACACCTGACAAAGACAGGTGGGTAGGAGACAATAACAAGAACATGCTAATACCTAGGTTGTTGCTCTGTGTGAGTGGTTTATATTCATAAGGGCTTAGGGATTTTTACTGCTAATGGTTCTGATTCAAGCTTCATAAAATGCCTGTTTAGACTTTCCATGAGTCTGCAGACCTACATGATGACCTACAGTGACACCAAGAGGATAGTCCTCATGTGTTGTGCATTAGTTTTTGCATAGCGTTGAGTCATACCTGCTGAAATGAGACTAAATGGCCTATTAGGTCGAGTACAGTAAATATATGGGAGACCTAAGGAACTAACTGAAACTCTGCATAGGCTTATTATAGGTATTGTGTTAGTTACTTGTCTTGAGGTGATTAAACACTAATGAAAgttgttattttgttaattaCAGTGATGCAATGGAGACAGATGACAAGGCTGGCAGCTCCCCCGCTGGAAAACCAGCAGAAACAGTAAGCTCTTTAGATTGTTTTGTATTGTGGCACTTTTGTAATAATACCAGGTGCCTGTCACTTTTCTGTGTCTAAATAGAGCAGCTTTGACATCTCATCATattgcttctctgtgtttttgtagaaGGATGAGCCCAAAGACCAGAACgccaaaatgatcaaaatcCTTAGCGGAGAGATGGCCATTGAGCTGCACCTGCAGTTCTTAATCCGAAATAACAACACAGATCTAATGAtcctcaaaaacacaaaggtaaTGTAGGCTAGTAGCAAAAGGAATAACTAAGAAAGTATTGTTTACATGGAGTGTGCTGTCATTCTTCTATCTgagctttttttccctccatcactcCAGGATGCAGTCCGAAATTCAGTGTGCCACACAGCCACGGTAATAGCCAACTCTTTTATGCACACGGGAACCACAAGTGACCAGTTCCTCAGGTAACTATGCTGTCAGAACAAAGCAATCTATTTCATAGATCAcatagagagactgagaaacGAACTTAGTCCAAGTGACATTTAGAccaaagttttttattttattttattttatttttttacttttgtagaGAAAACTTAGAATGGCTTGCAAGAGCCACCAACTGGGCAAAGTTCACAGCCACAGCAAGTCTGGGTGTCATCCACAAGGTAAGTCTACGATGATAATATGATCAAAAAAGCATTATTAAGTTTATTCCagactttatttaattttgaacgtgctgtgtttttcagggcCATGAGAAAGAGGCTCTCCAATTAATGGCCACCTACTTGCCCAAAGATACTTCCCCTGGCTCAGCCTACCAGGAGGGAGGAGGCCTGTACGCTCTGGGACTCATTCATGCTAACCATGGTGGAGACATTATTGACTATCTGCTCAGTCAACTCAAGAACGCCAGCAATGatgtgagttgtttttttttttgggatgtTTGCTTTGATTGCTGGTTTATTGTGACATATATTATTGAATGTGTATCACAAAAGGATCAGTAAAGTCTACTGGGTCAGTTGGTTGGTATACATCCTGTGTTCCATCTCTCATGGTctgttttacttatttattttcctcctgttgtaCAGATTGTCCGTCACGGTGGTGCCCTTGGCCTTGGTTTGGCTGCATTGGGCACAGCCAGACAGGATGTTTATGATCTCCTCAAGTCCAACCTCTACCAGGATGATGCTGTCACAGGTGCATAGGCCATTGACAAAATATCTAAATAGAGAGGTCAAACATATACAGAGCTGTATTCTGTAGGTAGTGGTTTTGCCATGTCTCTAATATGCCTTACTGTGTGATCTAGTTAAGTGATGTACGTTATTATGTAACCTTCCAGGTGAAGCTGCAGGCCTGGCTCTGGGCCTGGTCATGTTGGGGTCCAAGTCAGCCCAGGCTATTGAGGACATGGTTGGCTACGCGCAAGAGACACAGCACGAGAAGATCTTGCGTGGCCTGGCTGTGGGAATCGCCCTGGTCATGTATGGACGTATGGAGGAGGCCGATGCCCTGATTGAAAGCCTTTGCAGAGACAAGGTGAGGCACTCAGAGCAAACCAATTATTTTCCAACAACAATGACGACTgcagtgtcttgtttttgtgGCACTTGTGCAGCTTATGCACATGATGACAAAATACACTTGGAGTAACACAAGCTGAATTCAttcaaagagaggaaaaggggtTGAAAGGGTATTACAAAAATTGAGTGTGTCTTACAAGGTCATTGAACTCCATGAACCTTGCAGTTCAAGTTGTACTGTTTGATGCATTGAGTCATTTATGTACTCATACAACTCCAGGTTGTGTGTGTAGTTAACGTCATATGGGAGCCTCTTCCTCTGTATTGTATGACAGAAACTATTCTTTAAGACCTGATGTGGGAAATGACTCAAATTATGTTGATCTTAGCTCTGCATTCAGACATAAAGTCTCAAAGCTCTGCTTCCTCTCACTGTCTATGATAGGACCCCATCCTGCGGCGCTCTGGTATGTACACTGTGGGAATGGCCTACTGTGGCTCCGGGAACAACAAGGCCATTCGACGCCTGCTACATGTCGCTGTGAGTGTTTCCTGTTTGGTTTTCCTCACAACACAGTATTTCACTGAGTGGGAGACAGGTTTATCATGCTGGCAGCGAAGCAAATGCCAGGGCAAGGGCTGTGTAACTGTAGCTGGCATCATAATTCATAATACTTAGTTTAATACAGTGatgtatgtttgtttaaaaagacTGATATTAGTTTCTATTGGGagttaaacatttaattagCCTTAGATGATTAAACTCACATTCAGTTTTGACTAGAGGACATCAGTGTTGCTCCTAATTGTTCGTGAATTTGTAACTGAAGTTCAGAAAGTCAAGAACAGTTTTATTGAAATTGGTGTTAATTGGTAGAATCACCAGAATATAGAATATAGTGCTGGGGCTAACACTGAAACACTTAATTCTAACAGGTTTGCCAGTTTAAAATGATGACACTGCAATTTAGAGCTTCATATTATTCAGTGTACTTCATTAAGCCTGTTGCACCAACAGTTCAGCATGTTTTCCTGTAGGTGGTGCCTTACACAAGCTAAAGCTATGAGATGGTGCAATAGTGAAGCATGTGCCTCATTCTGTGAGCCGTAACTGAGCCACATCATTAAGGTTAATTGGAGGATTTGATGAGTCTCAGGATCAGACTTTGGTTATGTGACTGCTTTGCTTATTTTGATTAAGGTGAGTGACGTGA from the Lates calcarifer isolate ASB-BC8 linkage group LG17, TLL_Latcal_v3, whole genome shotgun sequence genome contains:
- the psmd1 gene encoding 26S proteasome non-ATPase regulatory subunit 1, translated to MITSAAGIISLLDEEEPQLKEFALHKLDSIVNDFWAEISGSVDKIEVLYEDETFRSREFAALVASKVFYHLGAFEESLNYALGAGDLFNVTDDSEYVETIIAKCIDHYTKLRVENAELPEDEEKKSIDPRLEGIVNKMFLRCLDDHKYKQAIGIALETRRLDMFEKTILESNDVSGLLAYSLKVCMSLMQNKKFRNEVLRVLVKLYMNLEKPDFINVCQCLIFLDDPQAVSDILEKLVKEDNLLMAYQICFDLYESASQQFLSSVIQNLRTVGTPIPAVPGSTNTGTVPTPDKDSDAMETDDKAGSSPAGKPAETKDEPKDQNAKMIKILSGEMAIELHLQFLIRNNNTDLMILKNTKDAVRNSVCHTATVIANSFMHTGTTSDQFLRENLEWLARATNWAKFTATASLGVIHKGHEKEALQLMATYLPKDTSPGSAYQEGGGLYALGLIHANHGGDIIDYLLSQLKNASNDIVRHGGALGLGLAALGTARQDVYDLLKSNLYQDDAVTGEAAGLALGLVMLGSKSAQAIEDMVGYAQETQHEKILRGLAVGIALVMYGRMEEADALIESLCRDKDPILRRSGMYTVGMAYCGSGNNKAIRRLLHVAVSDVNDDVRRAAVESIGFILFRTPEQCPSVVSLLSESYNPHVRCGAAMALGICCAGTGNKEAINLLEPMTNDPVNYVRQGALIASALIMIQQTEVTCPKVNQFRQLYAKVINDKHDDVMAKFGAILAQGILDAGGRNVTISLQSRTGHTHMPSVVGLLVFTQFWFWFPLSHFLSLAFTPTAIIGLNKDLKMPKVQYRSNCKPSTFAYPPALEVPKEKEKEKVSTAVLSITAKAKKKEKEKKEKEEEKMEVEVQEGEKEKKDEEKEKEKKKEAEPNFQLLENPARVMPAQLKVLTMPETCRYQPFKPLHTGGIIIMKDTSEEEEELVEPVSAHGPKIEEEEQEPEPPEPFEYIDE